A stretch of Bacteroidales bacterium DNA encodes these proteins:
- a CDS encoding GntR family transcriptional regulator — protein MNTTLPLYRSLYEQLRRQITQGVFKAGDILPSENQLCIQYGITRPTVRHALDALLNDGMIRKHRGKGSIVVGPQNGIGILSISGTTSALGRHNLRTRILSKPLVTRWPDDFFFQLPDHFRESGCIYIERLRLVNDVPVFYDLNFLPNINLPRFCNRKFEDQSLFDILRKAYQVEVKSGEQRIRAIHADNLTANYLNVPIGHPILHLQRKINTNRPGFFFYSSIYCNTQEHALYGTF, from the coding sequence ATGAATACAACTTTACCCCTGTACCGTTCATTATATGAACAGCTCCGGAGGCAAATCACCCAGGGCGTTTTTAAAGCAGGCGATATACTGCCATCCGAGAACCAGCTTTGTATCCAGTACGGCATAACAAGGCCGACAGTCCGGCATGCACTCGATGCGCTGCTGAACGACGGCATGATAAGGAAGCACAGGGGAAAGGGCAGTATTGTGGTGGGTCCCCAGAATGGCATCGGCATTCTTTCGATTTCAGGAACAACTTCCGCTTTGGGAAGGCATAATCTCAGGACACGGATCCTTTCGAAACCACTGGTAACCCGATGGCCTGACGATTTCTTTTTTCAGCTTCCGGATCATTTCAGGGAATCAGGATGCATTTATATCGAAAGGCTGAGGCTTGTCAATGATGTCCCTGTTTTTTACGATCTTAATTTTTTGCCCAATATTAACCTGCCGCGCTTTTGCAACCGCAAATTCGAGGACCAGTCGCTTTTCGACATTCTCAGAAAAGCCTACCAGGTTGAAGTGAAGAGCGGAGAACAGCGCATCAGGGCCATTCACGCGGATAATCTTACTGCAAATTACCTGAATGTGCCAATCGGTCATCCGATCCTTCATCTGCAGCGCAAAATCAACACCAACCGTCCGGGCTTTTTCTTTTATTCCTCAATCTATTGCAACACGCAGGAGCACGCGTTGTACGGGACGTTTTAG